In Asterias amurensis chromosome 4, ASM3211899v1, one genomic interval encodes:
- the LOC139936716 gene encoding uncharacterized protein isoform X1: protein MTISYGTTLFALVVALFFLGRCHSLTACTKVDDCSCRTLDGQEVNIRSLGYQGSQAPRFTFQPPQGTAEPWQYAFNPCYTFTYDTTCSNVIACQRSTQDPTETYNIGDVTSTWSILNEDYLVSYSHLDNLGTTRTSQVTLKCDPSAEEPTLDRLGTEGGFGTTYFFTLTSKCACPGVCGSTPPQTTAKPPQPPGSGGLSPGSVLCILFSVFVTVYIIGGALFMKYVRHAEGTDVIPNKDLWTNLPGYIKDGILFVTSCGKKTGYDSQS, encoded by the exons ATGACCATTTCGTACGGCACAACATTATTTGCGTTAGTTGTAGCACTGTTTTTCTTAGGCCGCTGTCACTCTTTAACAGCATGCACAAAAGTTGACGACTGTTCGTGCAGGACATTGGATGGCCAGGAAGTCAACATTCGGTCACTGGGCTATCAAGGATCCCAAGCGCCAAG GTTTACATTCCAGCCTCCACAGGGTACAGCGGAGCCATGGCAGTATGCTTTTAATCCATGCTATACATTCACCTATGACACAACGTGCAGTAATGTCATT GCTTGTCAAAGATCAACTCAAGACCCAACAGAAACTTACAATATTGGAGATGTGACGTCAACGTGGAGTATTTTAAATGAGGACTATTTAGTCTCATATTCACACTTGGACAACCTTGGTACAACAAG AACATCTCAAGTAACACTGAAGTGTGACCCATCTGCAGAAGAACCTACATTAGACAGACTTGGCACAGAGGGTGGATTTGGCACAACTTAT TTTTTTACACTTACAAGTAAATGCGCCTGTCCAGGAGTCTGTGGTTCTACCCCCCCTCAAACAACGGCCAAACCACCGCAGCCACCAGGGTCTGGTGGACTTAGTCCAGGCTCAGTTCTCTGCATCTT GTTTTCAGTGTTTGTTACTGTGTACATCATAGGTGGTGCATTGTTCATGAAATATGTACGCCATGCTGAAGGAACAGATGTTATTCCAAATAAAGACTTATGGACTAATCTACCAGGATACATCAag GACGGAATACTGTTTGTAACCAGTTGTGGCAAGAAGACCGGCTACGACTCTCAATCATAA
- the LOC139936716 gene encoding uncharacterized protein isoform X2, with translation MAVACTKVDDCSCRTLDGQEVNIRSLGYQGSQAPRFTFQPPQGTAEPWQYAFNPCYTFTYDTTCSNVIACQRSTQDPTETYNIGDVTSTWSILNEDYLVSYSHLDNLGTTRTSQVTLKCDPSAEEPTLDRLGTEGGFGTTYFFTLTSKCACPGVCGSTPPQTTAKPPQPPGSGGLSPGSVLCILFSVFVTVYIIGGALFMKYVRHAEGTDVIPNKDLWTNLPGYIKDGILFVTSCGKKTGYDSQS, from the exons CATGCACAAAAGTTGACGACTGTTCGTGCAGGACATTGGATGGCCAGGAAGTCAACATTCGGTCACTGGGCTATCAAGGATCCCAAGCGCCAAG GTTTACATTCCAGCCTCCACAGGGTACAGCGGAGCCATGGCAGTATGCTTTTAATCCATGCTATACATTCACCTATGACACAACGTGCAGTAATGTCATT GCTTGTCAAAGATCAACTCAAGACCCAACAGAAACTTACAATATTGGAGATGTGACGTCAACGTGGAGTATTTTAAATGAGGACTATTTAGTCTCATATTCACACTTGGACAACCTTGGTACAACAAG AACATCTCAAGTAACACTGAAGTGTGACCCATCTGCAGAAGAACCTACATTAGACAGACTTGGCACAGAGGGTGGATTTGGCACAACTTAT TTTTTTACACTTACAAGTAAATGCGCCTGTCCAGGAGTCTGTGGTTCTACCCCCCCTCAAACAACGGCCAAACCACCGCAGCCACCAGGGTCTGGTGGACTTAGTCCAGGCTCAGTTCTCTGCATCTT GTTTTCAGTGTTTGTTACTGTGTACATCATAGGTGGTGCATTGTTCATGAAATATGTACGCCATGCTGAAGGAACAGATGTTATTCCAAATAAAGACTTATGGACTAATCTACCAGGATACATCAag GACGGAATACTGTTTGTAACCAGTTGTGGCAAGAAGACCGGCTACGACTCTCAATCATAA
- the LOC139936717 gene encoding diphthamide biosynthesis protein 3-like — protein MTVYHDEIEIEDFEYDEETETYHYPCPCGDRFEITKEELSQGEEDATCPSCSLILKVIYDPEDFMIGEEVAAPSQKGLEVA, from the exons ATGACAGTGTATCACGATGAAATCGAAATTGAAGATTTCGAGTATGACGAAGAAACGGAAACGTATCATTATCCGTGCCCATGCGGGGATAGATTCGAGATCACGAAG gAAGAGCTAAGTCAAGGTGAAGAAGATGCAACCTGTCCGAGCTGTTCTCTCATCCTCAAAGTTATTTATGACCCG gAAGATTTCATGATTGGAGAGGAAGTAGCTGCACCAAGTCAAAAAGGATTAGAAGTAGCATGA